In Bacillus sp. S3, the sequence ATACTTTAGGCAGCTCCTTTCACGGATTCTTTTTTTACCTCTGCCTTATTATCAGCTAAGTTCAGGCCGATGACCCCGATCATGATTAGCACAATAAACAAAAGCATGTTCAAATTGAAATTCCCTCCAAAAAGGAAGACATCCATTAGCACGGTTCCGACTGTTCCAACTCCTGAAAAGACGGCATAAACCGTGCCTGTAGGGAGGCTCACGCATGCTTTTGGAAGGTA encodes:
- a CDS encoding DMT family transporter, with the protein product MNKAWFYVVLTCLFELMWVYGFNTADTWWKWAIVISIIAIDFHYLPKACVSLPTGTVYAVFSGVGTVGTVLMDVFLFGGNFNLNMLLFIVLIMIGVIGLNLADNKAEVKKESVKGAA